One Prolixibacteraceae bacterium DNA segment encodes these proteins:
- a CDS encoding glycoside hydrolase family 95 protein, producing the protein MMEFSVGLWKRFVFKGLLSALLFNLTSLFFVSCQHSRDPFLLQDHVLWYDTPAEKWEEALPLGNGRFGAMIFGLSNHERIQLNDDSLWPEDDGWSEPKGNRSDLIKIRQLLIDGKNDEVDRLFVSKFSNKSVVRSHQTLGDLYIELNQKPFTDYRRHLDIDKALSMTQYKCGDYLTKQEVFISKPHNIMVIRLSTESPDGLNGIIRLDRPKDHGFATAKTYINSKSIMVMEGEVTQRGAKFRSTPSPILHGVCFQTQLKVMNEDGTVVKDGNSLRLSGVKQATLYIASNSSYYHKNYRLKNSKDLKIATQIGYHSIKQSHINDYQKYYRRVCLSLNKVSKDSISTSQRLALMKKGKKDLGLEALLFNYGRYLLISSSRPGTNPANLQGLWNQNIEAPWNSDYHLNINLQMNYWLANVTNLDELNMPLFAYIDRLVENGQKTALNNFGCRGAFIPHASDIWASTWLRAPTAYWGCSLGAGGWLMQHYWEQFAFTNDTLFLKTRALPAIEQVAKFYSDWLIEDPRDGYLVSAPSTSPENRFYNKDGKPVASCMGSAMDQQVIEEVFDHYLKGCEILKINSPLVSKIKEQRARIRSGFVLGSDGRILEWDREYKEVEPGHRHMSQLYGFHPGTAVSYSKTPNLMKAVEKTLNYRIDHGGAGTGWSRAWLINCSARLLNGDMAQKHIEYLFKKSIYKNLFDAHPPFQIDGNFGYTAGVAEMLVQSYEEGIVRILPALPSSWENGAVKGLKARGDIAVDIHWKDGKATQVDLLSPFDQKIRLIVNGRELDVKLFKDKIYQYRSDKY; encoded by the coding sequence ATGATGGAATTTTCTGTTGGTCTTTGGAAAAGATTCGTATTTAAAGGATTGCTTAGTGCTTTATTATTTAATTTAACCTCTTTATTCTTTGTGTCCTGTCAACATTCAAGAGATCCTTTTCTGTTGCAAGACCATGTTTTGTGGTATGATACTCCTGCGGAGAAGTGGGAAGAGGCTCTACCCTTAGGTAATGGGCGTTTTGGTGCAATGATTTTTGGTCTTTCAAATCATGAACGAATACAGTTAAATGATGACTCCTTATGGCCTGAAGATGATGGATGGAGTGAACCCAAAGGAAATAGGAGTGATTTGATAAAAATACGTCAGCTTTTAATCGATGGTAAAAATGATGAGGTTGATCGATTGTTTGTTTCAAAATTTTCTAATAAAAGTGTTGTACGTTCTCATCAAACATTGGGGGATCTATATATTGAATTGAATCAAAAACCTTTCACAGATTATAGGAGGCATTTAGATATAGACAAAGCATTAAGTATGACTCAATATAAATGTGGTGATTACCTTACAAAACAGGAGGTGTTTATCTCAAAACCTCATAATATAATGGTTATTCGCCTTTCTACTGAGAGTCCTGATGGATTAAATGGTATAATACGTTTGGATCGTCCTAAAGATCATGGCTTTGCTACAGCAAAAACATATATTAATAGTAAAAGTATAATGGTAATGGAGGGGGAAGTGACCCAGAGAGGAGCTAAGTTTCGCTCTACTCCGTCACCGATACTTCATGGAGTATGTTTCCAAACCCAATTGAAGGTAATGAATGAAGATGGAACTGTAGTTAAAGATGGTAATAGTCTTCGTTTATCAGGAGTGAAACAAGCAACTCTCTATATTGCTTCAAACTCATCTTACTATCATAAGAATTATAGATTAAAAAATAGTAAAGACCTTAAAATAGCGACACAAATTGGATATCATTCTATAAAGCAAAGTCATATAAACGATTATCAAAAATATTATCGTCGTGTATGTTTAAGCTTAAATAAAGTGTCAAAGGATTCTATATCTACTAGTCAGCGACTTGCTTTAATGAAGAAGGGGAAGAAAGATTTAGGATTAGAGGCATTATTGTTTAATTATGGTAGATATCTTTTAATTAGTTCCTCTCGTCCAGGAACCAATCCTGCGAACCTTCAAGGGCTATGGAATCAAAATATAGAAGCTCCGTGGAATTCTGATTATCATTTGAATATTAATTTGCAAATGAATTATTGGTTGGCAAATGTTACGAATTTAGATGAGTTGAATATGCCACTCTTTGCTTATATTGATCGATTAGTGGAGAATGGGCAAAAAACTGCTTTAAACAATTTTGGCTGTAGAGGTGCGTTTATTCCACATGCATCGGATATTTGGGCATCAACATGGTTAAGAGCACCGACTGCATATTGGGGTTGTTCACTCGGAGCAGGAGGGTGGCTTATGCAACACTACTGGGAGCAGTTTGCATTTACAAATGATACATTATTTTTAAAAACAAGGGCACTACCAGCTATCGAACAAGTGGCTAAGTTTTATAGTGATTGGTTAATAGAGGATCCTAGAGATGGATATCTTGTGTCTGCTCCTTCTACTTCTCCAGAAAACCGTTTTTATAATAAAGATGGCAAGCCTGTTGCTAGTTGTATGGGATCTGCAATGGATCAACAAGTGATAGAAGAAGTGTTTGATCACTATTTGAAAGGATGTGAGATTCTGAAAATAAATTCTCCTTTGGTATCAAAAATTAAAGAACAGAGGGCAAGAATAAGATCTGGATTTGTTCTTGGTAGTGATGGACGTATTTTAGAATGGGATAGAGAGTATAAAGAGGTTGAACCAGGACATCGACATATGTCACAACTTTATGGCTTTCATCCTGGTACTGCTGTAAGTTATAGTAAGACCCCTAATTTGATGAAAGCTGTAGAGAAGACATTAAATTACCGAATCGATCATGGAGGTGCTGGGACAGGATGGAGTAGGGCATGGCTCATAAATTGCAGTGCCCGTCTATTAAATGGTGATATGGCCCAAAAACATATTGAGTATCTCTTTAAAAAGTCGATATATAAGAATCTTTTTGATGCACATCCTCCTTTTCAAATTGATGGAAATTTTGGTTATACTGCAGGGGTTGCTGAGATGCTCGTACAATCTTATGAAGAGGGAATAGTTCGTATTTTACCTGCACTGCCATCTTCGTGGGAAAATGGAGCTGTTAAAGGATTAAAAGCAAGAGGAGACATTGCTGTTGACATTCATTGGAAAGATGGAAAGGCTACACAAGTGGATCTTTTAAGTCCTTTTGATCAAAAAATACGTTTAATTGTGAATGGAAGAGAACTAGATGTAAAGCTGTTCAAAGATAAAATTTATCAATATCGATCAGATAAGTACTAA
- the pepT gene encoding peptidase T has translation MKSSVLERFLRYVAMDTESDPNTGLTPSTPGQYEFALKLKEELIQLGLQDVSLDDNGYLMACLPANTEEEIPTIGFIAHMDTSPDFSGKNVNPRIVAEYDGKDIVLNAEKNIILSTDHSPELKDYVGQDLIVTDGTTLLGADDKAGLSEILTAMEYLIQHPEVKHGRVMIGFTPDEEIGAGADYFDVEKFGAEFAYTIDGGQIGELEYENFNAASATIQFHGISVHPGYAYHKMINSMRISNQFISMIARCETPEHTTGYEGFYHLIGMQGSVELTTLNYIIRDHDRHKFEIKKKELVHLVRKINSEFGEGCATIDISDSYYNMREKVEPVKYIVDMAEEAMIEVGVKPIKKPIRGGTDGARLSFMGLPCPNIFGGGHNFHGKFEYIPIQSMEKACEVILKIIEKTQTLKKK, from the coding sequence ATGAAGAGTAGTGTTTTAGAACGTTTTCTGAGATATGTCGCAATGGATACCGAATCGGATCCAAATACAGGACTAACTCCAAGTACACCTGGTCAATATGAGTTTGCTTTGAAACTAAAAGAGGAACTTATTCAATTAGGTCTACAAGATGTTTCTTTAGATGACAATGGTTACCTAATGGCATGTCTACCAGCAAATACAGAAGAGGAAATCCCAACAATTGGGTTTATTGCGCATATGGACACCAGCCCTGATTTCAGTGGTAAAAATGTAAATCCTCGTATTGTTGCAGAGTATGATGGGAAAGATATCGTTCTAAATGCTGAAAAGAACATTATTCTTTCAACAGATCATTCTCCTGAATTAAAAGATTATGTTGGCCAAGATTTAATCGTAACAGATGGTACCACTCTTTTAGGTGCTGATGATAAGGCCGGATTATCAGAAATTCTGACAGCAATGGAGTACTTAATCCAGCATCCTGAAGTAAAACATGGAAGGGTAATGATTGGTTTCACACCAGATGAAGAGATTGGTGCTGGAGCTGATTACTTTGATGTAGAAAAGTTTGGTGCTGAGTTTGCTTATACTATTGATGGAGGACAAATAGGGGAGCTTGAATACGAGAATTTTAATGCTGCATCAGCTACTATTCAGTTTCATGGTATTTCTGTTCATCCTGGTTATGCTTACCATAAGATGATCAACTCTATGCGTATTTCCAATCAATTTATCTCTATGATTGCACGCTGTGAAACTCCTGAGCATACTACAGGTTATGAGGGATTTTACCATCTTATTGGCATGCAAGGATCTGTTGAGTTGACTACATTGAACTATATTATTCGTGATCATGATCGCCATAAGTTCGAGATCAAAAAGAAAGAGTTAGTACATTTGGTTCGTAAAATAAACTCTGAGTTTGGTGAGGGGTGTGCAACAATTGATATTAGCGATTCTTACTACAATATGCGTGAAAAGGTTGAGCCTGTGAAGTATATTGTGGATATGGCAGAGGAAGCAATGATTGAAGTAGGAGTGAAACCAATAAAGAAACCTATTAGAGGTGGAACTGATGGTGCACGATTGTCATTTATGGGACTTCCTTGTCCTAATATCTTTGGTGGTGGGCATAATTTTCATGGAAAATTTGAGTATATTCCAATTCAATCGATGGAGAAAGCTTGCGAAGTGATCTTAAAGATTATTGAGAAAACTCAAACACTTAAAAAGAAATAG
- a CDS encoding YhdH/YhfP family quinone oxidoreductase, with protein MANQMNRTTPNLSPAKNTEPKANKDHKHQVNCPCGVDFRALRIFEEKGIFRTEIVHRKVHELPEGDVLIRIQYSSLNYKDVLSMKGNRGVTRHFPHTPGIDGAGVVEDSSDDRFKVGDKVIITSFDLGMNHDGALAEYVCVPADWVVALPSQMDFKAAMALGTAGFTAGLSVLRLLEGGQTPEMGPVLVTGAAGGVGSVACLILNKLGFDIIAGTSNITDSKDFITKLDVVRHIDNSVIDDRSKRALLRPMWGGAIDTVGGNVLATALKSCVYGGNVTCCGNVFSGDLETSVYPFILNGISLLGVDSQNTPMEKRVQVWNLLANEWKLDNLFDICSEISLEDVVAHSQAMMRKKGRGRILVKI; from the coding sequence ATGGCAAATCAAATGAACAGAACTACACCAAATTTAAGTCCTGCAAAAAACACTGAACCAAAAGCTAATAAGGATCATAAACATCAAGTGAATTGTCCTTGTGGTGTTGATTTTCGTGCTTTAAGAATTTTCGAAGAGAAGGGGATTTTTCGTACTGAAATTGTACATAGAAAGGTGCATGAACTTCCAGAAGGAGATGTATTGATTCGTATACAGTACTCTTCTTTGAATTATAAAGATGTCCTTTCTATGAAAGGAAATAGAGGTGTTACACGACATTTTCCTCATACTCCTGGTATTGATGGAGCAGGAGTCGTTGAAGATTCGAGTGACGATCGTTTTAAAGTAGGTGATAAAGTTATTATTACTTCCTTTGATTTAGGAATGAACCATGATGGTGCACTTGCAGAGTATGTTTGTGTTCCTGCAGATTGGGTTGTGGCACTTCCTTCGCAGATGGACTTTAAAGCGGCTATGGCACTCGGTACAGCTGGTTTTACCGCTGGACTCTCAGTTTTACGCCTTTTAGAGGGGGGGCAAACACCAGAGATGGGTCCTGTTTTAGTTACAGGTGCTGCTGGAGGAGTTGGATCTGTTGCTTGTTTGATTCTTAATAAACTAGGATTTGATATTATTGCTGGAACATCCAATATTACGGATAGTAAAGATTTTATTACGAAACTCGATGTCGTTCGTCATATCGATAATAGCGTGATTGATGATCGATCAAAACGTGCACTATTACGACCAATGTGGGGTGGTGCTATTGATACTGTAGGCGGCAATGTTTTGGCAACCGCATTGAAATCATGTGTCTATGGTGGAAATGTAACTTGTTGTGGAAATGTATTCTCTGGAGATCTAGAAACATCTGTTTATCCTTTTATCTTGAACGGAATCTCTTTATTGGGAGTAGATTCTCAAAATACTCCAATGGAGAAACGTGTTCAGGTATGGAACTTGTTAGCTAATGAGTGGAAGTTAGATAACTTGTTTGATATTTGCAGTGAGATCTCACTTGAGGATGTCGTAGCTCATTCTCAAGCAATGATGCGTAAAAAAGGAAGAGGTCGCATTCTTGTGAAAATTTGA
- the tilS gene encoding tRNA lysidine(34) synthetase TilS codes for MLFSAFKHFLETREIESNSKVLLAVSGGVDSMVMADLFQRSKLPFSIAHCNFKLRAEESEKDTTLVHNYALSLDIPFYCEYFDTTAYAEENNLSIEMAARNLRYDWFYRIAEEDGFDYIAIAHHRDDSLETFILNWTRGAGIKGLTGIDEMNHKILRPLIEVSRDDIIEYADIYNIPFRHDASNDSEVYLRNIVRHSILPQIDRLNDKARAKMNQSISYLKQVENIYRDSIAQAKERVVYRNDDESICIDKEALLDFIEPEQLLYEIIYPLGFNSKQVGQVMHSVQYSISGKTFLSQCYKLVNDRDKLLIYSNQDLNQDIEFQFSIDCLSSTLPIPMEIEVKEWTRTCDIVRNPKIAYIDLDKISEPLVLRHWKRGDKFRPLGMRGFKKVSDYFIDRKWNIQQKESAWILCSGDEIIWIVGERLDDRFKVHKATIKALIIRL; via the coding sequence ATGTTGTTTTCAGCCTTTAAGCATTTCCTAGAAACAAGAGAGATAGAGAGCAATTCTAAAGTCTTGTTGGCGGTTAGTGGAGGAGTCGATTCTATGGTAATGGCAGATCTTTTTCAAAGATCCAAACTTCCTTTCTCGATTGCTCACTGTAATTTTAAACTTCGAGCGGAAGAGTCTGAGAAGGATACAACCTTAGTTCATAACTATGCTCTAAGTCTTGATATTCCTTTCTACTGTGAGTATTTTGATACAACAGCATATGCCGAAGAAAATAACCTTTCTATAGAGATGGCTGCACGTAACCTTCGTTATGATTGGTTCTATCGTATTGCTGAAGAAGATGGGTTTGATTACATTGCCATTGCTCACCATCGAGATGATTCTCTAGAGACTTTTATTCTAAATTGGACAAGAGGAGCTGGAATAAAAGGTCTGACTGGAATAGACGAAATGAATCATAAAATACTTAGGCCTCTTATTGAGGTGAGTAGGGATGATATTATTGAGTATGCTGACATCTATAATATTCCTTTCCGCCATGATGCTTCTAACGATTCGGAAGTGTATCTTAGAAATATAGTTCGTCACTCCATTCTACCTCAGATAGATCGTTTAAATGATAAGGCTAGAGCGAAGATGAATCAATCTATAAGCTACTTAAAACAGGTGGAGAATATCTATCGTGATTCTATTGCGCAAGCAAAAGAACGCGTAGTTTATCGTAATGATGACGAAAGTATATGTATCGATAAAGAGGCTCTACTTGATTTTATTGAACCAGAACAGTTGCTTTATGAAATTATATACCCTTTAGGTTTTAATTCTAAGCAAGTAGGTCAAGTGATGCATTCCGTGCAATATTCAATATCAGGAAAAACATTCTTATCCCAATGTTACAAGCTTGTAAATGATAGAGATAAACTTCTTATCTATTCTAACCAAGATTTAAATCAAGATATTGAGTTTCAATTTTCTATAGATTGCTTGTCATCAACCCTACCGATCCCGATGGAGATAGAAGTAAAAGAATGGACTCGAACATGTGACATTGTGCGAAATCCTAAAATTGCTTACATCGATTTAGATAAGATCTCAGAACCATTGGTGTTAAGGCATTGGAAGAGAGGAGATAAGTTCCGTCCTTTAGGTATGAGAGGATTTAAGAAGGTTTCTGACTATTTTATTGATCGAAAATGGAATATTCAACAGAAAGAGTCTGCATGGATATTATGCTCAGGGGATGAAATTATATGGATTGTAGGAGAGAGGTTAGATGATCGATTTAAAGTACATAAAGCAACAATAAAAGCACTGATTATTAGATTATAA
- a CDS encoding RidA family protein, with protein MKKEVISTTEAPGAIGPYSQATKIGDMIYTSGQLPIDPATGKISPDVEKQTKQVFKNAEAILKAAGSDLSKVIKTSVFLKDLSDFATMNKVYGTFFTEDFPARSTVGGTDLALGALVEIEFIAHI; from the coding sequence ATGAAAAAAGAGGTCATTTCAACAACAGAAGCACCAGGTGCTATTGGACCATATTCACAGGCAACAAAAATAGGAGACATGATTTATACATCTGGACAACTTCCTATCGATCCTGCAACAGGAAAGATCTCTCCTGATGTAGAAAAACAAACAAAACAAGTATTTAAAAATGCTGAAGCGATTCTAAAGGCTGCAGGATCTGACCTTTCTAAGGTAATCAAAACGTCTGTATTTCTTAAAGATCTTAGTGATTTTGCTACAATGAATAAAGTATATGGCACTTTCTTTACAGAAGATTTTCCTGCAAGAAGTACTGTTGGAGGGACGGATCTAGCTCTAGGAGCATTGGTCGAGATTGAGTTTATTGCCCATATCTAA
- a CDS encoding lactonase family protein, with amino-acid sequence MNILRKKNSMLILFSIFLGSCTSPKNNEKLWVGTYTNGTSDGVYVVDVNSPKLKSTLEYTIDNPSYMDFNKDLVAMVSENKEGGVALSNKSGEIALRFSSHGSYPCYIAISPQALKIAYANYVGGNVVVYDRKSKQSKVYHQEGTGPVLDRQEASHMHCVTWGKDDNTIFTIDLGSDQLMMHSFIEKNVPDRLVFRFHPGKGPRHMLWSRDHQFALVVTELSNEIYILAWDEERKIFIQTDVVKANQGVISPTYVAAVKMSKDEKYVYVSNRGENSIVRFSLDRETLKLNDPVWTNTEGNFPRDFAISKDGKKMAVANQKDGGVTLFDIDNKGIPHFTGKRIQLDQPVYVRFR; translated from the coding sequence ATGAATATTCTTAGAAAGAAAAATAGTATGCTAATCTTGTTCTCTATATTTTTAGGGAGCTGTACTTCACCAAAGAACAATGAAAAACTGTGGGTTGGAACTTATACTAATGGTACAAGCGATGGTGTTTATGTGGTTGATGTCAATAGCCCGAAGTTAAAGAGCACTCTTGAGTACACTATTGACAATCCTTCCTATATGGACTTTAATAAGGATTTAGTAGCGATGGTATCAGAGAATAAAGAGGGAGGAGTTGCTTTGTCTAACAAGAGTGGTGAGATCGCTCTTCGTTTCTCGAGTCATGGGAGTTATCCTTGTTATATTGCAATATCTCCACAAGCTTTAAAGATTGCTTATGCCAATTACGTAGGAGGAAATGTCGTTGTCTACGATAGAAAAAGTAAACAGTCAAAAGTATATCATCAGGAAGGAACAGGACCCGTTTTAGATCGTCAGGAAGCATCTCATATGCATTGTGTTACTTGGGGGAAAGATGATAATACAATATTTACTATAGATTTAGGATCGGATCAGTTAATGATGCATAGTTTCATAGAGAAAAATGTTCCTGATCGATTGGTATTTCGATTTCATCCAGGTAAGGGTCCTAGGCACATGTTATGGAGTAGAGACCATCAATTCGCATTGGTTGTAACAGAACTTTCAAACGAAATATATATATTAGCTTGGGATGAAGAGAGAAAGATTTTTATCCAGACTGATGTTGTGAAGGCGAATCAAGGTGTCATTTCGCCAACGTATGTAGCTGCTGTAAAGATGTCGAAAGATGAAAAATATGTATATGTAAGTAATAGAGGAGAGAATAGCATTGTTCGATTTTCATTAGATAGAGAGACACTGAAGCTTAATGATCCTGTGTGGACTAATACTGAAGGAAATTTCCCTCGTGATTTTGCAATTAGTAAGGATGGCAAAAAGATGGCTGTAGCAAATCAAAAGGATGGGGGGGTGACATTATTTGATATAGATAATAAAGGGATTCCTCATTTTACTGGTAAACGTATTCAGTTGGATCAACCAGTATATGTTCGATTTAGATAG
- the ltrA gene encoding group II intron reverse transcriptase/maturase: protein MEHQQDIAYQLDLFMERRLDTIHQYGDRIHVEGANLSLGKQVKRVNKQGRALATDLIGIVCSHDNLHRAFKQVKRNKGAAGIDRVPVGKFSTWYAEYGESMVDNILLGTYYPQSVRSVMIPKANGGDRELGIPTVQDRVIQQAISQVLTPIYENEFSNYSYGFRPKRSAHQALKQASEYVSDDMYYVVDMDMKSFFDEVNHDRLIWKLSHKVEDQRLLLLIRRYLQCGIMKGGVTSVRIKGTPQGCPLSPLLSNVVLDELDKELESRGHCFVRYADDFSIFVRSHRASERVKKSISNFLTSQLKLKVNEEKSISCESSKTELLGYTI, encoded by the coding sequence ATGGAGCATCAGCAAGACATAGCGTACCAATTAGATCTGTTCATGGAACGGAGGCTGGACACTATACACCAATATGGAGATCGTATACACGTAGAGGGCGCGAATCTATCATTGGGGAAGCAAGTAAAACGAGTCAATAAACAAGGACGAGCCTTAGCTACCGACTTGATCGGTATTGTATGTTCGCACGATAATTTACATCGTGCCTTTAAGCAGGTGAAACGAAACAAAGGAGCCGCAGGTATAGATCGAGTACCGGTTGGAAAATTTTCAACATGGTACGCCGAATATGGCGAATCAATGGTTGACAATATTTTGCTAGGTACTTACTATCCTCAATCCGTTCGGAGTGTTATGATTCCGAAAGCCAATGGAGGGGATCGCGAATTAGGTATCCCTACAGTTCAGGATAGAGTTATTCAACAAGCTATTTCTCAGGTATTAACTCCTATTTACGAGAATGAGTTTTCAAATTACAGTTATGGATTTCGTCCTAAACGTAGTGCTCATCAGGCATTAAAACAAGCGAGTGAATATGTTTCAGATGACATGTACTACGTTGTCGATATGGATATGAAGAGCTTCTTTGATGAAGTGAACCATGACCGATTGATATGGAAATTAAGCCATAAAGTAGAGGATCAACGCCTACTTTTACTAATCCGTCGTTACTTACAATGTGGAATTATGAAAGGGGGAGTGACATCTGTACGAATTAAAGGAACCCCACAAGGTTGTCCTTTATCACCACTTTTGTCAAACGTTGTACTAGATGAACTTGATAAAGAATTAGAATCTAGAGGTCATTGTTTTGTAAGATATGCTGACGATTTTAGCATTTTTGTTCGCAGCCATAGAGCCAGCGAGAGAGTAAAGAAATCGATAAGCAACTTTCTCACCTCTCAACTTAAATTAAAAGTCAATGAAGAAAAGAGTATCAGTTGTGAGAGTAGTAAAACCGAACTACTAGGCTACACTATCTAA
- a CDS encoding thiamine-binding protein produces MSNPMNPIVNVAVQVLPRSKSKDTYELVDEAIRIIDQSGLKYRVTPFETVIEGEYDSIMDIVKKVQLACYNAGAESAMTYIKIQSNSKAPVRISDKMNKYD; encoded by the coding sequence ATGAGTAATCCAATGAATCCCATCGTAAACGTGGCTGTTCAGGTGCTACCAAGAAGTAAAAGCAAAGATACTTATGAGCTCGTGGACGAAGCAATACGAATCATCGATCAATCAGGATTGAAATATCGTGTCACACCTTTTGAAACAGTAATAGAGGGAGAGTATGATTCAATAATGGATATTGTTAAAAAGGTACAATTAGCATGTTACAATGCAGGTGCTGAATCAGCAATGACCTACATCAAAATCCAGTCCAATAGCAAAGCCCCAGTCCGTATTTCTGACAAGATGAATAAATATGATTAA